One part of the Desulfovibrio litoralis DSM 11393 genome encodes these proteins:
- a CDS encoding sigma-70 family RNA polymerase sigma factor, protein MTKQSIVPAVAENKIPKAQKTKKSQKTTVAVDILPDLPKASQKVSKENVKPLLTKPGSEKRKQDNKTSKAKVEPLLDIDKSDVPENEAYKAKDKKRKKAQVEAPLLSKSLPNTSEKQEKSGIIEPELLEESEENDDEVELDSGLELSDLDPSVDLLSFPSDLEGDEAVLPAVRLVASPIMRDALNAYIQAISKFPLIHPDEEQELARRALNNDQEAAFRLISAHLRLVVKIAMEFQRRWMQNVLDLIQEGNVGLIRAVNKFDPEKGIKFSYYASFWIKAFILKFIMDNWRMVKIGTTQAQRKLFYNLNREKQKLIALGFNPDSEMLAKHLNVSKEEIVDMEQRLDSQDSSLDLTVSQDGEGASRIDFLPALGPGVEDSIATHEISLIIRDKLSDILPFLSEKEVCILNERLLSDDPVTLREIGERYNITRERVRQIETRLLQKLKEFLTKDIQDFSESWIVE, encoded by the coding sequence ATGACAAAACAGTCGATTGTTCCAGCTGTAGCGGAAAATAAAATACCAAAAGCCCAAAAAACAAAAAAGAGCCAAAAAACGACTGTAGCGGTTGATATTTTGCCTGATTTACCAAAAGCTTCTCAAAAAGTTTCTAAAGAAAATGTTAAACCGCTTTTGACAAAGCCTGGGTCAGAGAAAAGAAAGCAAGACAATAAAACAAGCAAGGCTAAAGTCGAGCCGTTACTTGATATTGATAAAAGCGATGTGCCTGAAAATGAGGCTTATAAAGCCAAAGATAAAAAAAGAAAGAAAGCTCAGGTTGAGGCTCCACTCTTGTCAAAATCTTTGCCTAACACTTCGGAAAAACAAGAAAAATCTGGCATTATCGAGCCTGAACTTTTGGAAGAGAGCGAAGAAAACGATGATGAGGTAGAGTTAGACAGCGGTTTAGAGTTAAGCGACCTTGACCCGAGCGTTGATCTATTAAGCTTTCCTTCTGATTTGGAGGGAGACGAAGCCGTCTTGCCCGCTGTTCGCCTTGTGGCAAGCCCGATCATGCGTGATGCTTTAAATGCCTATATTCAGGCAATTAGCAAGTTTCCTTTGATTCACCCGGACGAGGAGCAAGAACTCGCAAGACGAGCTTTAAACAATGATCAAGAGGCTGCGTTTAGGTTAATTTCCGCCCATCTACGTTTGGTTGTTAAAATTGCTATGGAATTTCAAAGGCGTTGGATGCAAAATGTCCTTGATTTAATTCAAGAAGGAAATGTCGGTCTTATTCGTGCCGTTAATAAATTTGACCCTGAAAAAGGTATAAAGTTTTCATATTATGCCTCGTTTTGGATTAAAGCTTTTATTTTAAAGTTTATCATGGATAACTGGCGTATGGTTAAAATCGGTACGACCCAGGCCCAGCGAAAACTTTTTTATAATCTCAACAGAGAAAAACAAAAGCTCATTGCTCTTGGTTTTAACCCTGATAGCGAAATGCTTGCGAAACACTTAAACGTAAGCAAAGAAGAGATTGTTGATATGGAACAACGCTTGGATTCGCAAGATTCTTCTCTTGATTTAACCGTGAGTCAAGACGGAGAAGGTGCCAGCCGCATAGACTTTTTGCCCGCTCTTGGACCTGGGGTTGAAGACAGTATAGCAACGCATGAAATATCTTTGATAATACGAGATAAGTTGTCTGATATTTTACCGTTTTTATCCGAAAAAGAAGTATGTATTTTAAACGAAAGGCTATTGTCCGATGACCCGGTTACGCTCAGAGAAATAGGAGAGCGTTATAATATTACTCGTGAAAGAGTAAGGCAAATCGAAACGCGTTTATTGCAAAAACTTAAAGAGTTTTTAACAAAAGATATACAAGATTTTTCTGAAAGTTGGATAGTTGAATAA
- a CDS encoding tetratricopeptide repeat protein yields the protein MNFKLNIPLLKGIFIIMRRVSVFCYLCFTLLCTVFVCSSCAISSTNSTSATLRPPVDWKLSQDSERIYQLLKLFSATTEKNTEDALSAARTLSELNPTPDILGEVAVVLLINGQVAEAKDIALSGLKKAPFDERLNYLLAEIYTQEKRYQDALAILLNYQKNNKNKAELKNKKADKQEQIRTEKELQQEIARLYLLSGFNSEAEQYIRKISQRGPLLDYYLGQALFAQSKINEAEKSFLSSVEKAPSFEQAYLALAALYEKQERWNKAAEMRKKVFDFDPDNDKYHGALIYDLLQANDFKGVNSVLDGSVQNVEFLLDVASVMYANKQYEQAELLLKNILSGKYDSKEQNDEMSVKLNFEQSNQQNKENSKQALEIPVRKIDANYLLGALVYESKKDADTALKYLKLIPQNSRFYQGSVNLIVYILLNQGKKQEAIAFLDNSIKETPNNLYFLKIKTDMYISDKEYQKALDLLNKALKDFPKDVELRYSYGAVLEEMGRSDESLAVMEELVKEFPFFAGALNYVGYTLTEQGKDLDRAAQLLERAYAQAPDNPHIIDSFAWVKFKKKDYKKAWNLIKRAVELSGKDAVESVIWEHYGMIAEAMGDKKEALKGYKSALEAKHEKPEFIQQKIDNLKKKP from the coding sequence ATGAACTTTAAACTTAATATTCCGTTATTAAAGGGAATTTTTATTATAATGAGACGTGTGTCCGTTTTCTGTTATCTTTGCTTTACTTTGCTCTGTACAGTTTTTGTTTGTTCTTCTTGTGCAATAAGCTCTACAAACTCAACAAGTGCTACTTTACGTCCGCCGGTTGATTGGAAGTTGTCGCAAGATTCAGAAAGAATATATCAATTACTTAAGTTGTTTAGTGCTACAACAGAAAAAAATACGGAAGATGCCCTGAGTGCGGCAAGAACCTTATCTGAACTTAACCCAACCCCTGATATACTGGGAGAAGTCGCTGTTGTGTTGTTGATAAACGGACAAGTAGCCGAGGCTAAAGATATTGCCCTTTCCGGTTTAAAAAAAGCTCCGTTTGACGAGCGTTTAAATTATTTATTGGCAGAGATTTATACTCAAGAAAAACGTTATCAAGATGCTTTGGCCATATTATTGAATTATCAAAAAAATAATAAAAATAAAGCTGAGTTGAAAAATAAAAAGGCTGATAAACAAGAACAAATTAGAACAGAAAAAGAATTGCAACAAGAGATAGCAAGGCTTTATTTGTTATCGGGGTTTAATTCGGAAGCCGAACAATATATCCGCAAAATTTCACAACGTGGTCCTTTGTTAGACTATTATCTTGGGCAAGCCCTTTTTGCCCAGTCAAAAATTAATGAAGCGGAAAAATCTTTTTTAAGTTCAGTAGAAAAAGCTCCGAGTTTTGAACAAGCTTATTTGGCATTGGCAGCTTTATATGAAAAGCAAGAACGTTGGAATAAAGCCGCCGAGATGAGAAAAAAAGTTTTTGATTTTGATCCGGATAACGATAAGTATCACGGGGCGTTAATTTATGACTTACTACAGGCGAATGACTTTAAAGGCGTTAATAGCGTTTTAGACGGTTCTGTGCAAAATGTTGAGTTTTTATTAGATGTTGCCAGTGTTATGTATGCCAATAAACAATATGAACAGGCAGAGCTTTTGTTGAAAAACATTTTAAGCGGAAAGTATGATTCAAAAGAACAAAATGACGAGATGTCTGTAAAGCTGAATTTTGAACAAAGCAATCAGCAAAACAAAGAAAATTCAAAACAAGCTCTTGAAATTCCCGTGCGTAAAATAGACGCAAACTATTTACTCGGGGCTCTTGTCTATGAATCTAAAAAAGATGCCGATACAGCCTTAAAATATTTAAAACTTATTCCTCAAAACAGTAGGTTTTATCAGGGTAGCGTCAACTTGATTGTTTATATTCTGCTTAATCAAGGCAAAAAACAAGAAGCAATCGCATTTTTGGATAACTCCATTAAAGAAACGCCGAATAATTTATATTTTTTAAAAATCAAAACTGATATGTATATCAGCGATAAGGAATATCAAAAAGCTCTTGATCTTTTAAATAAAGCTCTTAAAGATTTTCCAAAAGATGTGGAATTGCGTTATTCTTACGGAGCGGTTTTGGAAGAAATGGGGCGTTCTGATGAATCGTTGGCAGTAATGGAAGAACTGGTTAAAGAATTTCCATTTTTTGCAGGTGCTTTAAACTATGTCGGCTATACCCTGACTGAACAAGGTAAAGACTTGGACAGGGCCGCCCAGCTACTTGAAAGAGCCTATGCTCAAGCACCCGATAACCCTCATATAATTGACTCTTTTGCTTGGGTCAAATTTAAGAAAAAAGACTATAAAAAAGCTTGGAATTTAA